A window of the Chloroflexus sp. Y-396-1 genome harbors these coding sequences:
- the bchN gene encoding ferredoxin:protochlorophyllide reductase (ATP-dependent) subunit N yields the protein MHSKATPIREDGIYHSFCGLVSVGWLYQKIKDSFFLILGTHTCAHLLQNTLGVMIFARPRFAVSLLEEADLSSSQPDISAQIEEIKREHHPSVIFLLSSCTPEVMKVEFEGLAASVSTPEVPVLFVPASGLDYTFSQSEDSVLQALIPFCPPAPPDDKRVVFLGSVNDAIADDFSLEAARLGIPVAGFLPASHFTELPPIGPGTVIAPLQPYLHKTATQLRNERGCTVLSSLFPFGPDGTRRFWEDLAAQFGMQVDLSDREAAAWERIKHHTDLLRGKKVFFASDTLMELPLARFLKACGAEVVECSTPYINRRFHAAELAALEGVRLVEQANFHRQLRTIAEAKPDLIISNIITTNPLVGQGTVAKWGTEYCFLPIHGWAGVNNLVTSFTRALQRHAKLDPLGSDPIWLTGMMPSSPGGVISLRS from the coding sequence ATGCACTCAAAAGCGACTCCCATCCGCGAGGATGGCATTTACCACTCGTTTTGCGGTCTGGTTAGCGTTGGCTGGCTTTACCAAAAGATCAAAGACAGCTTCTTTCTCATCCTTGGTACCCATACCTGCGCCCACCTTCTGCAAAATACCCTCGGCGTCATGATCTTTGCTCGCCCACGCTTTGCCGTTTCGCTGCTTGAAGAAGCTGACCTCAGTTCATCGCAGCCTGACATCTCAGCCCAAATTGAGGAGATCAAACGAGAGCATCATCCTTCGGTGATTTTCCTGCTCTCGTCGTGCACACCCGAAGTGATGAAGGTCGAGTTTGAAGGGTTGGCAGCTTCGGTCAGCACTCCCGAAGTGCCGGTTTTGTTTGTTCCTGCCTCCGGCCTAGATTACACTTTCTCGCAGAGTGAGGATTCGGTCTTACAGGCACTGATCCCCTTCTGCCCACCAGCACCACCCGATGACAAGCGAGTTGTCTTTCTCGGTTCGGTCAACGATGCAATTGCCGATGACTTCTCGCTTGAAGCGGCCCGACTAGGCATTCCGGTTGCCGGCTTCCTACCGGCCAGCCATTTCACCGAGTTGCCACCCATCGGGCCGGGAACCGTGATCGCTCCACTGCAACCGTACCTCCATAAAACTGCCACCCAATTGCGCAATGAGCGAGGCTGTACCGTTCTCTCTTCACTCTTCCCGTTTGGGCCTGATGGTACCCGCCGCTTTTGGGAGGATTTAGCGGCTCAGTTTGGAATGCAGGTTGATCTGAGCGACCGTGAAGCGGCAGCATGGGAACGGATCAAGCATCACACCGATCTCTTGCGGGGCAAGAAGGTCTTCTTCGCCAGTGATACGCTGATGGAACTGCCACTTGCCCGTTTCCTTAAGGCCTGTGGCGCTGAAGTAGTCGAATGCTCGACCCCATACATTAATCGGCGCTTTCATGCTGCCGAACTGGCTGCGCTCGAAGGTGTGCGGTTGGTCGAACAGGCTAACTTCCATCGTCAATTGCGAACCATCGCTGAAGCGAAGCCCGACCTGATAATCTCAAACATCATTACGACCAACCCGCTCGTCGGTCAGGGAACAGTCGCCAAATGGGGAACTGAGTATTGCTTCCTGCCAATCCACGGTTGGGCTGGCGTCAACAATCTGGTAACGTCGTTCACTCGTGCACTGCAACGCCACGCAAAGCTCGACCCGCTCGGTTCTGATCCAATCTGGTTGACCGGTATGATGCCCAGCTCACCCGGTGGTGTGATCTCGTTGCGATCGTGA